One Gemmatimonadota bacterium genomic window, AGCGTTGACGGCGGGGAATACGTGATGCGCACAGCACGCTGGAGCGATCTGGCATCCTATGGAGCGATGCACCGCGAGTTGTATAAGGAGCAGGTGATGGCGAGTCCGAGGAACGCCGATATCCGGGTCGCAGGAGAAGCACTCGGCGGGAGACTTACGGACATGGCCTGTGGCACAGGTGTGCTGCTGGTCGTGGATACAGATGGGCGGATCGTGGGAGAGGGGACGCTTCAGCGCTCTAACGGGGACGGTTCGATTACCCTGGGGCTACTGATTCTCAAAGATTTTCGAGATAAAGGGATCGGCAGGCGGCTGATGAGTGCGTTAGAAGGCGAGGCGCGCCGACTCGGCAAATGGCGGATTGATCTGACGGTCTGGAGTGCCAACGAACGCGGTTACCACCTCTATACCAGCATGGGCTATCGAGAAATCGGGCGGTTTCCGGATTGGATCCGCTCGGATCTTGCGCCAAGAGGGACATCCGACCTCGTGTGGATGTTGAAGGATCTGTAGGTTTGCAGGATCAGAAAACCGCAGATAAACGAAAAAGGAGAATCGATGTCTAAGAAAGGCTATCGGGTGGACTGCCACACACACCTCTGGCGCTATCCGGGCGAGTTGA contains:
- a CDS encoding GNAT family N-acetyltransferase, translating into MKFGTDEGRLIEQWSVDGGEYVMRTARWSDLASYGAMHRELYKEQVMASPRNADIRVAGEALGGRLTDMACGTGVLLVVDTDGRIVGEGTLQRSNGDGSITLGLLILKDFRDKGIGRRLMSALEGEARRLGKWRIDLTVWSANERGYHLYTSMGYREIGRFPDWIRSDLAPRGTSDLVWMLKDL